The Lentimicrobiaceae bacterium genome includes the window AAACAAAAAACCTCATCGACCTGTCGCTCAAACTATCATCTTTGGGATAAAAAGCTGCGTGATGCGGCAATAACTCAACAATTTTCTCGATTAGTTCGGCTGTGCCTATTTCATCTTTTGCCGAAATTGTTTCAACAAAAGCACACGGGAAATCGCTTGTCAGTTTATTTTTGTATTGCCCAACTTCGTTAGCATCGGCTTTATCAATCTTGTTGATAGCAATAAATAGCGGTCTTTTTAGCTCTTTTATTTTTTCAATTATTTCTTCGTCAATTTCTTGATTAAAAAAATCGATGAGATAAATGAAAATATCGGCATCTTGCAAGGAACCTCTTACAAACGACATCATTTTTTCGTGAAGTTTATTGTGTGGCTTCACTATTCCGGGAGTATCTGAAAAAACTATTTGATAGTTGTCTTCGTTTAATATACCTATAATACGATGTCGGGTTGTTTGTGGCTTAGGCGTGATGATTGCCATTTTTTCGCCCATCAAAGCATTAAGTAAAGTCGATTTTCCGGCATTAGGCAGACCAATAATATTTACAAAACCTGCTTTATGTTCAGAGTTCCCCATGGAATTAATATTATTGAATTATCTTCTGTTACTGTTATTACTCATGATATCTATAATAACTTCGTCGGTAATTTTCATACCCGATTGCGACAGAGTACGAATGTTCATCAAAGTTTTTTCAACGTCGTCGTCAATAATTCCGTCTCCTCCGTGTAGGTATCTGCCAGCACAAGCAAGCATAGCTCCGTCAAAAGCTGCATACATGCTTGTAGCTATTTTCTTTGCACAGGAAGCTTTTGCTCCATCGCAAATAATACCTGAAATGTCGCCCAATGTATTGGTTATTGCATGAGAAACTACTTCAAACGATTTATCTTGAATTAGGCACAAAGCTCCCGAAAAAGCGGCGGCTGCACAAACAACACCGCAGTACGCAGAAAGACGTCCGACATTGGTTTTGATATGGACTGTAGCCATATGCGAGAAAAATAAAGCTCTTATTAAATTCTCTTTGCTAGAATTTGTATATCTGGCATATTCGATTAAAGCCAACGACGCAGTTATCCCTTGATTGCCACTGCCACTAGCTGTCATAACGGGTAGCGGACAGCCGCTCATACGTGCATCTGCTCCTGCTGCTGCGTAGCTAGCTGCGTTGTTTCTAGCATCGTCGCCGTATATGCCGTTTTTTATGTTTTCTCTAATTATCTGACCAATATTTATTCCGTAAGTCCCTTTTAAACCTTCGTCGGCAATAGCCGAATTCATTTTTATTACTTTATCAAAAAGCGGTTCGATTTTGCTTAATTCAACGCTTTGAGCTACATCGTATATAGCTTTTAATGTCAGTTTCTCTCTGTCTTTAACAGGCGAATTAAAATCGGAATCGTTGCAAGGTTGTTTTAGTAATATTTCGCCGTTTCTTTCAATCTTGGTTATGTTTGTGTGTATATGTTTTACTTCGACAGAAGCATCATCAGTGTCGCTTTGAGCTTTTATCAGAAAATACAATTTAATATCGGTTGGTTCGTGAATAATTCTAATATCAGCTTCTTTCATAAATTGTTTGGTCTTTTCAATATCATCGTCGTTAAGTTCGCTGATAACCATAAGCTCTTTTGAAGAATCGCCGGCTACTACACCTAATGCCACCGCAGATTCAATCCCAATCATACCGCCACTGTTGGGGATAATCACACTTTTTACATTCTTTATTATGTTTCCTGAAACATGTATCTGTACTTTGTTAGGAATAGTTCCCAAAATTTCTCTTACTTTTGCTCCTATGTATGCCAAAGCTATAGGTTCGGTGCAGCCTTCGGCAGGTACCACCTCTTCAAATAATATGTCGAGCATTTGATTTTCTGTAATCATAAACAAACCGTTTTTATTGGCTTCCAAAGTTAATATTTTTGTAATAATTGAAAATAGGGTGGGAAAATTTGTGTTAGCTGTTGGCTATTAGCTTTTAGCCGTTGGCTGATGGCTTTTTGTGATAGGTGATGAGTGATGGGTGGCAATGAGCAATGTACAATTATCCACGAAACTTCGGGAGTAATGAACAATTTATAATTACTAATTGCCACGTAACCCGCAACTCGTAACTCGTACCACGCAACATCCCGAAACTTCAAGACACCATTCACCCACCACCAATCACCGACCACTCCCGAAACTTCGGGATTATTTGCTGATTGCAAAAATAATTTATCTTTGTACTCAATAATTCACATAGTTATGAGCAACAATACTGAAAACATTGATAATTTAGAAAATACTCCGACTAACTTTATTCATCAAATTATAGAAGAAGAGTTGGCTGAAGGTAAAAACGAAGGAAGAGTTCATACTCGTTTTCCGCCGGAACCTAACGGACACCTGCATATTGGACATGCAAAAAGCATTTGCTTAAATTTTGGCACAGCACAAAAATATGGTGGTGTTACCAATTTGCGTTTCGACGATACAAATCCGACAAAAGAAGACGTTGAGTACGTTGACGGAATAATGGAAGATGTACACTGGCTTGGCTTTGATTGGGAAGATCGGCTTTATTACGCTTCCGATTATTTCGACCAACTTTACGAATGGGCTATCAAATTCATTAAAGAAGGCAAAGCTTACGTCGATGATTTGAATAACGAACAGATAAGCGAATACAGGGGAACTATCACAACACCAGGAAAAAACAGTCCGTACAGAGATAGAAGTGTAGAAGAAAACCTAGACCTTTTCACCCGAATGAAGAATGGAGAGTTTAAAGAAGGTGAAAGAGTTTTGAGAGCAAAAATAGATATGGCTCACCCCAATATGCTAATGCGCGACCCTATAATGTATCGTATTCTTCACGCTCATCATCACCGCACCGGAGATAAATGGTGTATATATCCTATGTACGACTACGCTCACGGTCAGAGCGACTTTTTAGAAGGCATTACACATAGTATTTGTACATTGGAGTTTGAAGTCCACCGACCACTATACGATTGGTATCTAGACCAGATTGTTGAAGGCGATTACAGACCACGACAAATTGAATTTGCGCGTCTTAATCTAACTTATACGGTTATGAGCAAACGCCGCTTGTTGCAATTGGTAGAAAACAATTATGTTGAAGGTTGGGACGACCCCAGAATGCCTACTATAAGCGGTTTAAGAAGACGCGGTTACACTCCTGCCGCTATTCGCAACTTTGCCGATATTATTGGTGTTGCCAAAAGAGACCAAACCATCGATTATTCGCTTTTGGAATTTTGCTTGCGCGAAGATTTGAATAAAACTTCAAACAGGGTAATGGCGGTTCTTGATCCTATAAAACTGATTATAGATAATCTTCCCGACGGCTACCGCGAAGAAGTGGAAGCAGTCAACAACCCCGAAGACGAGACAGCCGGCAAACGCAAACTTACTTTTACCAAAGAAATTTATATCGAAAGAGATGATTTTATGGAAGACCCGCCCAAAAAGTTTTTCAGACTTAAACCCGGCGGCGAAGTTAGACTAAAATTCTCGTATATAGTTAATTGTACTTCGGTTGAAAAAGACGAAAACGGCAACATTATTGCTATTCATTGCGATTATCAACCCGATACAAGAAGCGGTATGCCAAACAGTAATAAAAGAGTTAAAGGGACTTTACATTGGGTATCGGCTGAAGACGCAGTAGAAGCTGAAGTCAGACTGTACGACAGATTGTTCCTCAAAGAAAATCCTAATGACCACCCCGAAGGAGAAACATTTTTGTATAACGTAAATCCGGATTCGCTTAAAAAAGTTACCGCTTTTGTCGAACCCAGCTTAAAAGATGCTCTTCCGGGCGATAGATTTCAGTTTGAACGAATAGGATACTTCTGCGTTGATAAAGATTCGTCGGAGAACAAATTAGTCTTTAACAGAACCGTACCTCTCAGAGATTCTTGGGCAAAAATTGCAAATAAATAATGTAGCATTTTTGTAATTAATTAGATTAAAAATAAATCTGATTATTTAACAAAAAGCATTATTTTTGTAGCGTAAAAAGAGTTTAAAGTTAAAAAGTAATGCTACAAACGTTAAAAATAGGAACTCTTAGATGGCTTCATATTCAAGATCCTAGCGATGAAGATTTGGAATTTTTGAAAGATAATTTCCACTTTCACCCATTGGATATTGAAGACTGTAAGAGCAGAAATCAGCGTCCGAAAATAGACGTTTACGACGACTATTACTTTTTAATTTTGCATTTTCCAAATTACGACAGATTTAAACGCTTGCTTAAAACCAAAGAAGTCAAAATTTTTTGGGGCGAAGATTATATCATCACAATAGGCAAATCTCATTGGGTTGTTAGTTCACTGTTTGACAATGTTATGCAACAAAACGACCCATACGAATTGCTACAAGCCGGTACTTCCGACTCATTGCTTTACAAAATTATTGAAAGACTCATGCACGAGACCTATCAGCTGATTAGCAAAATGGGAATTGAGTTGGATTTGATAAACAGAGAACTGTTTAGCAAAAATGCCGATAAAACTATTGAAAGAATTTCTGTTACCCGCAGAAATATGATACAGCTTAACACAATTTTTAAACCACAAATTCGTCTTTTCCAAGGCTTTGAATCAGGTCATATTGAAGGTTTTGCCGAAAACATGGAAGACTATTGGGGTAATATTTTGGACTACTACCAAAAAATGTGGGATATGATTGAAGATTACGAAGAGTTGATTGAAGGCTTATCAAAAACCTTTGATTCGTTGCAGACAAACAGAACCAACGAGATTATGAAAGCTCTTACACTTATTTCTTCAATTTTACTTCCCTTAACTTTCGTTGCGAGTTTGTACGGCATGAACGTCAATTTGCCTTTTGCCGGTTTAAAAAATTCGTTTTGGTTACTACTATCCATTATGCTATTTATTTCTATAGCATTTATTCTGCTTTTTAAGCGAAAACGCTGGATGTAGGTACAAGTTTAAAAATACAAAAAAGCTGACCTTATACTCAAGTCAGCTTTTTTTATGTTCTGATTGATTGTGAGTAGCCGTTAGCCCTTGGCTATTAGCCAAAAGCTAATTATCAGTTGTATCTTGGTTCTTCCTTTCAAAATCCAAAATCATTTCCTCCGGCGATTTGCCTAAGTAATATAACAATCCTTCCACATCTTTTGCCAATTCATGGTCGGGATATGTTGCCAAAAATTGGTTGTACGTTTTATTTGCCGAAACGTAATCGTTTAAATAATTATCATAAGTGAAACCTAGAGTAAAAATGGTTTCGGGAATTTTTTCCCAGTCGGGATAATCCGATAATATTTTATTGTAAATTTCAATAGACTTAAAAGCCTTACCTATGCTGTTAGCCCACGAAGCAGCCCTATACAAATATTCGGGCGAAAGAGTGTCGCTCGGATATTTTTTTGCAAATTGTTCGTAATCGACAATCAATTTATTTATAGCTGTGGTATCGGGCAAACCAGGTTGACTTAATCTGCTTTCATTTTGCTGAATTCTGTTTTGTAACTTGGCTTTATTGTTAAAACAAGCCGTAAAAACCGATAAGGTCAGAAGTAATAAAATTGTAATTCTTAATGCTTTCATAAGTGTTTGTTTTTAAAGTTATATAGTTATTTGTGGTTATTTCTTTTTGTTTGCAAAAATCATTTTATAATTAGCTTCGGTAATGCCTTTTTGTATATCCGACAATTTCTTTTTATTCATAATCTTTCGCAAAGGGTGAATTTTATCGACAAATAGCACTCCTTCTAAGTGATCGTATTCGTGCTGAACAATGCGAGCTACAATCCCTTCAAGAATTTCTTCGTGAGGTTCAAAATTTTCGTCTAAATAACGTATTCTAATTTTTTCTTTCCTAATCACTTCTTCGTGAATATCAGGAACACTCAAACATTCCTCTGTAAATGCGACATCCTCGCCAAAACGCTCTAATATTTCGGCATTAATAAATACTTTCTTGAAATCGACTGCTTCGGGTTTCTCATCCTGATAATAAGTAGCATCAACTATAAACAAACGTATCGATTTATTAATTTGCGGAGCCGCCAACCCTACACCCGACGACTCATACATGGTTTCCCACATGTTTTCTATAAGCTCTGATAATTGGGGGTAATCGGGTGAAATATCAATGCTCTTTGCCCTCAAATTCTTATGTCCGTATGCAACTATTGGTAATATCATTTCTGTTTTTCTTGCAATTCTATTGTTTGTAAATACGATTGTAGTATTATAGTAGCGCTTACTGTATCAACCAATGCCTTGTCGCTGCGTTTTTTTTTCTTCGCTCCCGACGAAATTATAGCTTGTGTTGCCATTTTTGATGTAAACCTCTCGTCAATCCTAACAATTGGTATATTCGGATAGGTTTTACTCAACTTTTTCACAAATGGCTCGGTAAATCGCGCCGATTCGGAAAGTTGGTTTTGCATATCCTTAGGCAACCCGACAACTATACATTCTACAGCATTTTCTTTGATGTACTTGTCCAAAAAATCAAACACGCTTGCTGTAGGAACAGTATCGAGCGGAAAAGCATAAGTCTTTGTCTCATCGCTTACTGCTATTCCTGTCCGTTTCTGACCGTAATCTATTGCTACTATTCTACCCAATACAATTTTTCTGCAAAGATAGTTATTTTGCATAAAAATTATTCTTCTGTCATTCCTTTTGCGAAAAGAAAATTACCTGACATTCAGAAAACAATGAAATATTAATCATAAAATAAACTACCACTAACAATGAATAATAATTTTTTATAGTTAAAAAACTCTGTTAATCGTAGAAATTGAGTACTTTTGGAAGTTGACTATATAATATTTTATGGAAGTTGATATTTTTATACCTGCGTATATCGACCAAATAAGTCCCAACACAGGCTTAAATATGGTAAACATATTAAACAGATTTAATGTGGTTACCCATTACAATCCTGAACAAACCGATATGGGCGAAAATGTTTTTAACAACGGTAATTGGGACGATGCAAAACTTATTGGTCAGAAGTTTATCGATGATTTTGACACTGACAGACACGTTGTATCTCCGTGTTACTCAGCTGTTTATCACGTCAGAAACTATTTCGACGAAATGTTTTACAATTCATCTTTCCACAACAAGTATCACAAACTTAAAGATAACTTGTTTGAATTTTCTGAATTTCTGACACAAATCTTAAGAATATCCTCGCTTAACGCAGTTTTTAATCATAGAATTTCATTCTTCAACCCATTAATGATGAATCAAAACAGTATTTTCACAGTGCTTAATCTTGTTAGAGGCATTACCATAGTAGATGTTGATAAAAATGAAACTCCCAGCTTTTACGAAAGTTTTTTAATGCCCAAATTCGATTTTATCCGTCTTAAAACTGCCGAAGATTATATTGAAAAGGCATCGAAACTTAATGTAGAATATGTGGTTACTACCGATACTCACATTATTGAATATCTCGACTCTGCTATTGCTAATAAAAATTCAAATATTAAAACCATACATTTAATTGATTTGCTTAGCTATTCAAATGATAACTAAAAACTCAAATCGGCTATCACAACAAAACTTTAGTTAAATCATGGTACAAAAAACACTAATTACATTAATAAAACGTACAGAAACTCATTTTTATAAATTTTTTATATTTTTATTTTTGATGACGTTATCCAACACGTTAATATCACAGAAGACCAAATTTGACATTAATCCCGACGATATTCCCGTAGTTAATTTTTT containing:
- a CDS encoding magnesium transporter CorA family protein, translated to MLQTLKIGTLRWLHIQDPSDEDLEFLKDNFHFHPLDIEDCKSRNQRPKIDVYDDYYFLILHFPNYDRFKRLLKTKEVKIFWGEDYIITIGKSHWVVSSLFDNVMQQNDPYELLQAGTSDSLLYKIIERLMHETYQLISKMGIELDLINRELFSKNADKTIERISVTRRNMIQLNTIFKPQIRLFQGFESGHIEGFAENMEDYWGNILDYYQKMWDMIEDYEELIEGLSKTFDSLQTNRTNEIMKALTLISSILLPLTFVASLYGMNVNLPFAGLKNSFWLLLSIMLFISIAFILLFKRKRWM
- the ruvX gene encoding Holliday junction resolvase RuvX, which produces MGRIVAIDYGQKRTGIAVSDETKTYAFPLDTVPTASVFDFLDKYIKENAVECIVVGLPKDMQNQLSESARFTEPFVKKLSKTYPNIPIVRIDERFTSKMATQAIISSGAKKKKRSDKALVDTVSATIILQSYLQTIELQEKQK
- a CDS encoding L-serine ammonia-lyase, iron-sulfur-dependent, subunit alpha; protein product: MITENQMLDILFEEVVPAEGCTEPIALAYIGAKVREILGTIPNKVQIHVSGNIIKNVKSVIIPNSGGMIGIESAVALGVVAGDSSKELMVISELNDDDIEKTKQFMKEADIRIIHEPTDIKLYFLIKAQSDTDDASVEVKHIHTNITKIERNGEILLKQPCNDSDFNSPVKDREKLTLKAIYDVAQSVELSKIEPLFDKVIKMNSAIADEGLKGTYGINIGQIIRENIKNGIYGDDARNNAASYAAAGADARMSGCPLPVMTASGSGNQGITASLALIEYARYTNSSKENLIRALFFSHMATVHIKTNVGRLSAYCGVVCAAAAFSGALCLIQDKSFEVVSHAITNTLGDISGIICDGAKASCAKKIATSMYAAFDGAMLACAGRYLHGGDGIIDDDVEKTLMNIRTLSQSGMKITDEVIIDIMSNNSNRR
- a CDS encoding glutamine--tRNA ligase/YqeY domain fusion protein, with amino-acid sequence MSNNTENIDNLENTPTNFIHQIIEEELAEGKNEGRVHTRFPPEPNGHLHIGHAKSICLNFGTAQKYGGVTNLRFDDTNPTKEDVEYVDGIMEDVHWLGFDWEDRLYYASDYFDQLYEWAIKFIKEGKAYVDDLNNEQISEYRGTITTPGKNSPYRDRSVEENLDLFTRMKNGEFKEGERVLRAKIDMAHPNMLMRDPIMYRILHAHHHRTGDKWCIYPMYDYAHGQSDFLEGITHSICTLEFEVHRPLYDWYLDQIVEGDYRPRQIEFARLNLTYTVMSKRRLLQLVENNYVEGWDDPRMPTISGLRRRGYTPAAIRNFADIIGVAKRDQTIDYSLLEFCLREDLNKTSNRVMAVLDPIKLIIDNLPDGYREEVEAVNNPEDETAGKRKLTFTKEIYIERDDFMEDPPKKFFRLKPGGEVRLKFSYIVNCTSVEKDENGNIIAIHCDYQPDTRSGMPNSNKRVKGTLHWVSAEDAVEAEVRLYDRLFLKENPNDHPEGETFLYNVNPDSLKKVTAFVEPSLKDALPGDRFQFERIGYFCVDKDSSENKLVFNRTVPLRDSWAKIANK
- a CDS encoding tetratricopeptide repeat protein, which encodes MKALRITILLLLTLSVFTACFNNKAKLQNRIQQNESRLSQPGLPDTTAINKLIVDYEQFAKKYPSDTLSPEYLYRAASWANSIGKAFKSIEIYNKILSDYPDWEKIPETIFTLGFTYDNYLNDYVSANKTYNQFLATYPDHELAKDVEGLLYYLGKSPEEMILDFERKNQDTTDN
- the era gene encoding GTPase Era; the encoded protein is MGNSEHKAGFVNIIGLPNAGKSTLLNALMGEKMAIITPKPQTTRHRIIGILNEDNYQIVFSDTPGIVKPHNKLHEKMMSFVRGSLQDADIFIYLIDFFNQEIDEEIIEKIKELKRPLFIAINKIDKADANEVGQYKNKLTSDFPCAFVETISAKDEIGTAELIEKIVELLPHHAAFYPKDDSLSDRSMRFFVSEIIREKIFLNYRDEIPYATEVFIENYVEKEDIVVINAVIFVERETQKAILIGNNGKAIKKVGIESRKDIEEFIGSKVFLELVVKVSKNWRQDDQQLDRFGYKIN
- the def gene encoding peptide deformylase, encoding MILPIVAYGHKNLRAKSIDISPDYPQLSELIENMWETMYESSGVGLAAPQINKSIRLFIVDATYYQDEKPEAVDFKKVFINAEILERFGEDVAFTEECLSVPDIHEEVIRKEKIRIRYLDENFEPHEEILEGIVARIVQHEYDHLEGVLFVDKIHPLRKIMNKKKLSDIQKGITEANYKMIFANKKK